A single region of the Glycine max cultivar Williams 82 chromosome 20, Glycine_max_v4.0, whole genome shotgun sequence genome encodes:
- the LOC100816806 gene encoding uncharacterized protein isoform X2, translated as MDSFNQSHQTTSFRNIHNICIYDNQDVYAKFSLTYNPDETLSTRIINGGGKHPIFNENLKMKITQMDAVLKCEIWMFSRSRNHLEDQLLGFALVQISQVVGKGKVTEDYSLSSTDLFHCPAGTVQLTLSLDTSFSISSTVNPISQSVTNSSISSEVVLLDPKVSQDMSDPVEYSRIEFPDVSVMKENQKMVSEYFNLESYGSYASRPNYSVGLLPFLHLGASPQGDDYEMTVTAPDENHESTSPNETIRNPVFPTSTTTSLSDERNSGDSVEEKNNLRGDSSNSFNVSITVEGCQNSGGSPETPTSKKESGARDDKESKFSSSKEKEINSDRNTEATRFGQVFSASLGNINMEAEQSAMQQQIVTMYMRSMQQFTESLAKMKLPMDLDKPESEGQLGVIQNPNSSKLETDKKKDGSRVFYGSRAFF; from the exons ATGGATTCATTCAATCAGAGTCATCAAACTACCAGCTTCAG GAACATTCATAACATATGCATCTATGATAATCAGGATGTGTATGCTAAGTTCTCTCTTACATACAACCCTGATGAGACTCTCTCCACCAGAATCATAAATGGAGGTGGAAAACACCCAATATTCAATGAAAACTTGAAGATGAAGATAACCCAGATGGATGCTGTTCTCAAGTGTGAGATTTGGATGTTCAGTAGGTCAAGAAATCACTTGGAAGACCAGCTTTTGGGATTTGCTTTGGTCCAAATTTCACAAGTTGTTGGCAAAGGAAAGGTGACAGAAGATTATAGCCTTTCCTCCACTGATCTTTTCCATTGTCCTGCTGGAACTGTCCAATTAACACTTTCTTTGGACACATCATTCTCAATCAGTTCCACTGTGAATCCCATATCACAATCAGTTACTAATTCATCCATATCTTCAGAAGTTGTTTTGCTTGATCCAAAAGTTTCACAAGATATGTCAGACCCAGTTGAGTATTCTAGAATTGAATTTCCTGATGTTAGTGTGATGAAGGAGAACCAGAAAATGGTTTCTGAGTACTTCAATTTGGAATCTTATGGTTCTTATGCTTCAAGGCCTAATTACTCAGTGGGATTGCTACCATTTCTTCACCTCGGTGCTTCTCCTCAAGGTGATGATTATGAAATGACTGTGACTGCACCAGATGAGAATCATGAGTCCACTTCTCCAAATGAGACCATTCGGAATCCTGTGTTCCCTACCTCTACTACTACAAGCTTAAGTGATGAAAGAAACTCAGGTGATTCAGTTGAGGAAAAGAATAATTTGAGGGGTGACTCATCAAATTCTTTCAATGTTTCAATCACAGTTGAAGGTTGTCAGAATTCTGGTGGCAGTCCAGAAACCCCAACTTCCAAGAAAGAAAGTGGAGCTAGAGATGACAAGGAGTCAAAGTTCTCGTCAAGCAAGGAAAAGGAGATCAATAGTGATAGGAATACAGAAGCTACAAGATTTGGTCAAGTTTTTTCTGCTTCACTAGGGAACATCAACATGGAGGCTGAGCAATCAGCTATGCAGCAGCAAATAGTTACCATGTACATGAGAAGCATGCAACAATTCACTGAGTCTTTGGCAAAAATGAAGCTTCCAATGGACCTTGACAAACCTGAAAGTGAAGGTCAACTTGGTGTGATTCAAAATCCTAATAGCAGTAAGTTAGAAACTGATAAGAAAAAGGATGGATCACGTGTGTTTTACGGTAGCCGAGCATTCTTCTAG
- the LOC100816806 gene encoding uncharacterized protein isoform X1, with product MDSFNQSHQTTSFRYNPNSNTVNHTDDNDDDAEFSGILDIYVHHARNIHNICIYDNQDVYAKFSLTYNPDETLSTRIINGGGKHPIFNENLKMKITQMDAVLKCEIWMFSRSRNHLEDQLLGFALVQISQVVGKGKVTEDYSLSSTDLFHCPAGTVQLTLSLDTSFSISSTVNPISQSVTNSSISSEVVLLDPKVSQDMSDPVEYSRIEFPDVSVMKENQKMVSEYFNLESYGSYASRPNYSVGLLPFLHLGASPQGDDYEMTVTAPDENHESTSPNETIRNPVFPTSTTTSLSDERNSGDSVEEKNNLRGDSSNSFNVSITVEGCQNSGGSPETPTSKKESGARDDKESKFSSSKEKEINSDRNTEATRFGQVFSASLGNINMEAEQSAMQQQIVTMYMRSMQQFTESLAKMKLPMDLDKPESEGQLGVIQNPNSSKLETDKKKDGSRVFYGSRAFF from the coding sequence ATGGATTCATTCAATCAGAGTCATCAAACTACCAGCTTCAGGTACAACCCAAACTCGAACACAGTGAATCATACAGATGATAATGACGATGATGCAGAGTTCTCAGGGATTCTTGATATCTATGTTCATCATGCTAGGAACATTCATAACATATGCATCTATGATAATCAGGATGTGTATGCTAAGTTCTCTCTTACATACAACCCTGATGAGACTCTCTCCACCAGAATCATAAATGGAGGTGGAAAACACCCAATATTCAATGAAAACTTGAAGATGAAGATAACCCAGATGGATGCTGTTCTCAAGTGTGAGATTTGGATGTTCAGTAGGTCAAGAAATCACTTGGAAGACCAGCTTTTGGGATTTGCTTTGGTCCAAATTTCACAAGTTGTTGGCAAAGGAAAGGTGACAGAAGATTATAGCCTTTCCTCCACTGATCTTTTCCATTGTCCTGCTGGAACTGTCCAATTAACACTTTCTTTGGACACATCATTCTCAATCAGTTCCACTGTGAATCCCATATCACAATCAGTTACTAATTCATCCATATCTTCAGAAGTTGTTTTGCTTGATCCAAAAGTTTCACAAGATATGTCAGACCCAGTTGAGTATTCTAGAATTGAATTTCCTGATGTTAGTGTGATGAAGGAGAACCAGAAAATGGTTTCTGAGTACTTCAATTTGGAATCTTATGGTTCTTATGCTTCAAGGCCTAATTACTCAGTGGGATTGCTACCATTTCTTCACCTCGGTGCTTCTCCTCAAGGTGATGATTATGAAATGACTGTGACTGCACCAGATGAGAATCATGAGTCCACTTCTCCAAATGAGACCATTCGGAATCCTGTGTTCCCTACCTCTACTACTACAAGCTTAAGTGATGAAAGAAACTCAGGTGATTCAGTTGAGGAAAAGAATAATTTGAGGGGTGACTCATCAAATTCTTTCAATGTTTCAATCACAGTTGAAGGTTGTCAGAATTCTGGTGGCAGTCCAGAAACCCCAACTTCCAAGAAAGAAAGTGGAGCTAGAGATGACAAGGAGTCAAAGTTCTCGTCAAGCAAGGAAAAGGAGATCAATAGTGATAGGAATACAGAAGCTACAAGATTTGGTCAAGTTTTTTCTGCTTCACTAGGGAACATCAACATGGAGGCTGAGCAATCAGCTATGCAGCAGCAAATAGTTACCATGTACATGAGAAGCATGCAACAATTCACTGAGTCTTTGGCAAAAATGAAGCTTCCAATGGACCTTGACAAACCTGAAAGTGAAGGTCAACTTGGTGTGATTCAAAATCCTAATAGCAGTAAGTTAGAAACTGATAAGAAAAAGGATGGATCACGTGTGTTTTACGGTAGCCGAGCATTCTTCTAG